In the genome of Rhodoferax sp. BAB1, one region contains:
- a CDS encoding formate dehydrogenase accessory sulfurtransferase FdhD produces MSLPHLTRAQAPLTREVTAVNEHGEATPLSIPAERALTVYVDKRELVTLMTLGGHPELLVLGFLRNQRLVRSVAEIESITVDWDVGAAAVKTREGITDIEERTSKRVVTTGCGQGSVFGDMMDEVDQIQLPQATLSQAQLYGIVNAIRLQESTYKSAGSVHGCALFRGEEMLLFVEDVGRHNAIDTIAGWMWLQDASAMTGDDKVFYTTGRLTSEMVIKSAQMGVPIVVSRSGITQMGHAVAERVGLCAIGRATGRHFYCYTAPARLVLQPELAGPKLRAAA; encoded by the coding sequence ATGTCCCTGCCACATCTCACCCGGGCCCAGGCGCCCCTGACGCGCGAAGTCACGGCTGTCAACGAGCACGGTGAGGCCACACCCCTGTCCATCCCTGCGGAGCGGGCGCTCACCGTCTACGTGGACAAGCGCGAGCTGGTCACGCTCATGACCCTGGGCGGCCATCCCGAACTGCTGGTGCTGGGTTTCCTGCGCAACCAGCGCCTGGTGCGCTCGGTGGCCGAGATCGAATCCATCACCGTGGACTGGGACGTCGGCGCCGCCGCCGTCAAGACCCGCGAGGGCATCACCGACATCGAGGAGCGCACGTCCAAGCGCGTCGTCACCACAGGCTGTGGCCAGGGCAGCGTGTTCGGCGACATGATGGACGAGGTCGACCAGATCCAGTTGCCCCAGGCCACGCTGAGCCAGGCCCAGCTCTACGGCATCGTCAACGCCATCCGCCTGCAGGAGAGCACCTACAAGTCAGCCGGCTCGGTGCACGGCTGTGCGCTGTTCCGCGGCGAGGAGATGCTGCTCTTCGTGGAGGACGTGGGGCGCCACAACGCCATCGACACCATCGCGGGCTGGATGTGGCTGCAGGACGCTTCTGCCATGACCGGAGACGACAAGGTGTTCTACACCACCGGTCGGCTGACCAGCGAGATGGTGATCAAGTCGGCGCAGATGGGGGTGCCGATTGTTGTTTCTCGTAGTGGGATTACGCAGATGGGGCATGCGGTGGCGGAGCGGGTGGGGTTGTGTGCGATTGGGCGGGCTACTGGCAGGCACTTCTATTGCTATACGGCCCCGGCTCGGTTGGTGTTGCAGCCTGAACTTGCAGGGCCCAAGCTGCGCGCGGCTGCTTAG
- a CDS encoding ABC transporter permease: MNITFWQLAWKTLWRDLCAGQLRLLILAVTLAVAALTAVGFFADRLKGGMQRDARQLLGGDAVIVSDNATPASLLALAKSSGLQVSGSLSFPTMARAAENQGGATRLVSLKAVEAGYPLRGKLTVSTQAGTPAAATRDIPAPGEVWADPALLDALGLKMGDQLLLGEAALRITRLIGVEPDRGAGFINFAPRALINQNDLAATQLIQPASRLVYRLAVAGEDRVVNAFVKRANEAVEREQLRGVRIEALQGGRPEMAQTLERAEKFLNLVALLAALLSAVAVGLAARSFANQHLDDCAMLRVLGLSQATIARSHALEFLLVGLAGGALGVALGWAVHHVFVLLLAGLVDTALPAPGLWPVFFGLGMGLTLMLAFGLPPVLQLAQVPALRVIRRDLGTLRPMSIGVLALGVLGFAVLLLAASSDLKLGLITVGGFGGAVAIFALASWGAVLLLRRVVRENTAPRWLVLATRQLSARPIYAVLQVSSLAVGLLALLLLVLLRTDLIRSWRQATPADAPNRFVINIQPDQAEAFQRQLREAGVSGYDWFPMIRGRLVAINDRPVQAQDYEDDRAQRLVEREFNLSHSAQPPGHNPIVAGRWTAEDAKGISMEEGIAKTLNLKLGDKLRFDIAGLQQESTITSLRKVDWGSMRANFFALYPVSQMPELPVTYLAALRAPDKPGFDSALVRHFPNITVVDLSATLAQVQRVLEQVSRAVEFLFGFTLAAGLVVLFAAVTATREERAREYAIMRAVGAGSGLLRQVQRAELAGVGALAGALAAVVSAVVGWALARYAFNFEWTVTWWLLPVGAVSGALLAWLAGWWGLRSVLRRPVVQTLRQAAT, from the coding sequence ATGAACATCACCTTCTGGCAACTCGCCTGGAAAACCCTCTGGCGTGACCTGTGTGCCGGTCAGCTGCGCCTGCTGATCCTGGCCGTGACGCTGGCCGTGGCCGCGCTGACCGCGGTGGGTTTCTTTGCCGACCGGCTCAAGGGCGGCATGCAGCGTGATGCGCGCCAGTTGCTGGGGGGGGATGCGGTCATCGTCAGCGACAACGCCACACCGGCCAGCCTGCTGGCGCTGGCGAAATCCAGCGGCCTGCAGGTTTCCGGCTCGCTGAGCTTTCCCACCATGGCCCGCGCTGCCGAGAACCAGGGCGGGGCCACGCGGCTGGTGTCGCTCAAGGCGGTGGAGGCGGGTTACCCGCTGCGCGGCAAGCTGACCGTCAGCACGCAAGCGGGTACGCCGGCGGCGGCCACGCGCGACATCCCGGCGCCGGGTGAGGTCTGGGCCGACCCGGCCCTGCTCGATGCCCTGGGTCTCAAGATGGGGGACCAGCTTTTGCTGGGCGAAGCGGCCCTGCGCATCACGCGCCTGATCGGGGTGGAGCCCGATCGTGGCGCCGGTTTCATCAACTTCGCGCCGCGCGCCCTCATCAACCAAAACGATCTGGCCGCCACCCAGCTGATCCAGCCGGCCAGCCGCCTGGTCTACCGCTTGGCCGTGGCTGGTGAGGACCGCGTGGTCAACGCCTTCGTCAAGCGCGCCAACGAGGCCGTCGAACGCGAGCAGCTGCGCGGCGTGCGCATCGAGGCCCTGCAAGGTGGCCGCCCCGAGATGGCGCAGACCCTGGAGCGTGCCGAGAAATTCCTCAACCTCGTGGCCCTGCTGGCCGCGCTGCTGAGCGCCGTGGCCGTGGGCCTGGCCGCGCGTTCTTTTGCCAACCAGCATCTGGACGACTGCGCCATGTTGCGCGTGCTGGGCCTGTCGCAAGCCACCATCGCACGCAGCCATGCGCTGGAGTTCCTGCTGGTGGGCCTGGCCGGCGGTGCCCTGGGGGTGGCCCTGGGCTGGGCCGTGCACCATGTCTTTGTTCTGCTGCTGGCGGGTCTGGTGGATACCGCTTTGCCCGCCCCCGGCCTGTGGCCTGTTTTCTTTGGCCTGGGCATGGGCCTCACGCTCATGCTGGCTTTCGGCCTGCCGCCCGTGCTGCAGCTGGCCCAGGTGCCGGCGCTGCGTGTGATCCGGCGCGACCTGGGCACGCTGCGGCCCATGTCCATCGGCGTGCTGGCGCTGGGCGTGCTCGGTTTTGCCGTGCTGCTGCTGGCCGCCAGCAGCGACCTGAAGCTGGGGCTGATCACCGTGGGGGGCTTTGGTGGTGCGGTGGCCATCTTTGCGCTGGCCAGCTGGGGCGCCGTGCTGCTGCTGCGCCGTGTGGTGCGCGAGAACACCGCGCCGCGCTGGCTGGTGCTGGCCACGCGCCAGCTCTCGGCCCGGCCCATCTACGCCGTGCTGCAGGTCAGCAGCCTGGCCGTGGGCCTGCTGGCTCTGCTGCTGCTGGTGCTGCTGCGCACCGACTTGATCCGCAGCTGGCGCCAGGCCACGCCGGCCGATGCGCCCAACCGCTTTGTCATCAACATCCAGCCCGACCAGGCCGAGGCTTTCCAGCGCCAGTTGCGCGAGGCGGGCGTGAGCGGTTACGACTGGTTCCCCATGATTCGCGGCCGCCTGGTGGCCATCAACGACCGCCCCGTGCAGGCGCAGGACTACGAAGACGACCGGGCGCAGCGCCTGGTCGAGCGCGAGTTCAACCTCTCGCACAGCGCCCAGCCGCCGGGCCACAACCCCATCGTGGCCGGCCGCTGGACGGCGGAAGATGCCAAGGGCATCAGCATGGAAGAGGGCATCGCCAAGACCCTGAACCTCAAGCTGGGCGACAAGCTGCGTTTCGACATCGCCGGCCTGCAGCAGGAGAGCACCATCACCTCGCTGCGCAAGGTGGACTGGGGTTCCATGCGCGCCAACTTCTTCGCCCTGTATCCGGTGAGCCAGATGCCGGAGTTGCCCGTCACCTACCTGGCCGCGCTGCGCGCGCCTGACAAACCGGGTTTCGACAGCGCCCTGGTGCGCCACTTTCCCAACATCACCGTGGTGGACCTGAGCGCCACGCTGGCCCAGGTGCAGCGTGTGCTGGAGCAGGTGAGCCGCGCGGTGGAATTCCTCTTCGGCTTCACGCTGGCCGCGGGTCTGGTGGTGCTGTTTGCCGCCGTCACCGCCACGCGCGAGGAGCGCGCGCGCGAATACGCCATCATGCGTGCCGTGGGCGCCGGCAGCGGCCTGCTGCGCCAGGTGCAGCGTGCTGAACTGGCGGGTGTGGGCGCCCTGGCCGGGGCCCTGGCCGCCGTGGTCTCGGCCGTGGTGGGCTGGGCGCTGGCGCGTTATGCCTTCAATTTCGAATGGACCGTGACCTGGTGGCTGCTGCCCGTCGGCGCGGTCAGCGGTGCGCTACTGGCCTGGCTGGCCGGCTGGTGGGGCTTGCGCAGCGTGCTGCGCCGCCCGGTGGTGCAGACGCTGCGCCAGGCGGCGACTTGA
- a CDS encoding sigma-54 dependent transcriptional regulator, producing MTTSSPTPDANKLADGWPYWSILVVDDEPGMRNFLVKTLAPRCQTVMEAGSAEEGAELLRGNHVDLIILDIALPGRNGVAWLKELREHGYTGQVILITAFADLDTAIEALRAGASDFILKPFRVPQILNAVRRCYESARLARENFVLRHALSRSQFADNGLVGHTPQMTELSASVRRVATANSTVLLQGESGTGKELVARALHALSPRAQGPFVPVNCASVSPEHMESELFGHAKGAFAGATRARDGLFYYAQGGTLFLDEVAELPLPLQATLLRALEDLKIRPVGSQQLVTMNVRIIAATNRSLQQAVAEGRFRKDLYYRLQVVELALPPLREHKDDIPDLVQHFIARLAPVLGAAPLQITPAEMDYLMQYDWPGNVRELRNLIERSLILGTLNVSALYTMGKRAATAPANSGAERAVTDLHTLEQQHIRAVLDSVHGDKTQAAQLLGISRRTLERRCAEWALS from the coding sequence GTGACCACCTCGTCCCCCACTCCCGACGCAAACAAGCTGGCCGATGGCTGGCCCTACTGGTCCATCCTGGTCGTCGACGACGAGCCGGGCATGCGCAACTTCCTGGTCAAGACGTTGGCGCCACGCTGCCAGACCGTGATGGAAGCCGGCAGTGCGGAGGAAGGTGCCGAGCTGCTGCGCGGCAACCACGTCGACCTCATCATCCTGGACATCGCCCTGCCCGGGCGCAATGGCGTGGCCTGGCTCAAGGAACTGCGCGAGCACGGTTACACCGGCCAGGTGATCCTGATCACGGCCTTTGCCGACCTGGACACCGCCATCGAGGCGCTGCGCGCCGGCGCCTCGGACTTCATCCTCAAGCCCTTTCGCGTGCCGCAGATCCTCAACGCGGTGCGCCGTTGCTACGAAAGTGCCAGGCTGGCACGCGAGAACTTCGTGCTGCGCCACGCGCTCTCGCGCAGCCAGTTTGCCGACAACGGCCTGGTCGGGCATACACCGCAGATGACCGAGCTCTCCGCCTCGGTGCGCCGCGTGGCCACCGCCAACAGCACGGTGCTGCTGCAGGGCGAGTCGGGCACCGGCAAGGAACTGGTGGCGCGTGCCCTGCATGCCCTCAGCCCACGCGCGCAGGGGCCCTTCGTGCCCGTCAACTGCGCCTCGGTCTCGCCCGAGCACATGGAAAGCGAGCTCTTCGGCCATGCCAAGGGGGCCTTTGCCGGCGCCACGCGCGCGCGCGACGGCCTGTTCTATTACGCCCAGGGCGGCACGCTCTTCCTGGACGAGGTGGCCGAGCTGCCGCTGCCGCTGCAGGCCACGCTGCTGCGCGCACTGGAAGACCTGAAGATCCGCCCGGTGGGCAGCCAGCAGCTGGTGACGATGAATGTGCGCATCATCGCCGCTACCAACCGCTCGCTGCAGCAGGCCGTGGCCGAGGGGCGCTTCCGCAAGGACCTGTACTACCGCCTGCAGGTGGTGGAACTGGCGCTGCCGCCCCTGCGCGAGCACAAGGACGACATCCCTGACCTGGTGCAGCACTTCATCGCCCGGCTCGCCCCCGTGCTGGGCGCCGCGCCGCTGCAGATCACACCGGCCGAGATGGACTACCTGATGCAGTACGACTGGCCCGGCAATGTGCGCGAACTGCGCAACCTGATCGAGCGTTCGCTGATCCTGGGCACGCTCAATGTCTCGGCGCTCTACACCATGGGCAAGCGCGCTGCAACAGCGCCCGCCAACAGCGGTGCCGAACGCGCCGTGACCGACCTGCACACGCTGGAGCAGCAGCACATCCGTGCGGTGCTCGATTCGGTGCACGGCGACAAGACCCAGGCCGCGCAACTTCTGGGCATCTCGCGCCGCACGCTGGAGCGGCGCTGCGCCGAGTGGGCCCTGTCGTGA
- a CDS encoding formate dehydrogenase subunit alpha: MLLTKKSPATETTARSPFVHSLRRGLSQALPTMDRRAFLRRSGLGLGVGLAASQLTLVKKARAASSIAVGDGKIEVKRTICTHCSVGCAIDAVVENGVWTRQEPVFDSPINLGAHCAKGASIREHGHGEYRLRYPMKLVNGKYERISWDTALNEITARMMELRKASGPDSVYFVGSSKHSNEQAYLMRKFVSFWGTNNCDHQARICHSTTVAGVANTWGYGAMTNSYNDMQNSKVALYIGSNAAEAHPVSLLHMLHAKETGCKMIVVDPRFTRTAAKADEFVRIRSGSDIPFLFGLLHHIFKNGWEDKKYINDRVYGMEEVKKDVLAKWTPAAVEEACGVPEAQMIKVARMLHESRPGTIVWCMGQTQHTIGNAMVRASCILQLALGNVGKSGGGTNIFRGHDNVQGATDVGPNPDSLPGYYGIVEGSWKHFANVWGVDFEWIKKQFATPAMMSKPGITVSRWIDGVLEKNELIDQDSNLRGVFYWGHAPNSQTRGLEMKRAMDKLDLLVVVDPYPSATAAMAAMPGKAEDLNPNRAVYLLPAATQFETSGSCTASNRSIQWREKVIEPLWESRSDHMIMHQLAEKLGFAKELSKNYKMQKVKGMDEPVPEDILREINRGVWTIGYTGQSPERLKAHMRHMDAFDVKTLKCKGKVVDKETGYDMSGDYFGLPWPCYGTPELKHPGSPNLYDTSKHVMDGGGNFRANFGVEKDGKNLLAEDGSYSKGADITTGYPELDHVLLKKLGWWGELTEAEAKAAEGKNWKTDSSGGLIRVFMKNHGCHPFGNAKARALVWNFPDPVPQHREPLYGTKPELMAKYPTHDDKKAFWRLPTLYKSVQTKNIADKLHEKFPLIMSSGRLVEYEGGGEETRSNPWLAELQQESFVEINPKTAAERGIRNGERVWLHSPTGAKLNVQALVTERVAPDTVWMPFHFSGRWQGADMLAYYPKGAAPIVRGEAVNTATTYGYDSVTMMQETKTTICNIEKA; this comes from the coding sequence ATGTTGCTCACCAAGAAATCCCCGGCGACCGAGACCACCGCCCGCTCGCCTTTCGTGCACAGCCTGCGCCGTGGCCTGTCGCAAGCCCTGCCCACCATGGACCGCCGCGCCTTCCTGCGCCGCTCGGGCCTGGGCCTGGGTGTCGGCCTGGCCGCCTCGCAGCTCACGCTGGTCAAGAAGGCGCGTGCCGCCAGCAGCATTGCCGTCGGCGACGGCAAGATCGAAGTCAAGCGCACCATCTGCACGCACTGCTCGGTGGGCTGCGCCATCGACGCCGTGGTGGAAAACGGCGTGTGGACACGCCAGGAACCGGTGTTCGACTCGCCCATCAACCTGGGTGCGCACTGCGCCAAGGGCGCCTCGATCCGCGAGCACGGCCACGGCGAGTACCGCCTGCGCTATCCCATGAAGCTCGTCAACGGCAAGTACGAGCGCATCAGCTGGGACACGGCGCTCAACGAGATTACCGCCCGCATGATGGAGCTGCGCAAGGCCAGCGGACCGGACAGCGTCTACTTCGTCGGCTCGTCCAAGCACAGCAACGAGCAGGCCTACCTGATGCGCAAGTTCGTGAGCTTCTGGGGCACCAACAACTGCGACCACCAGGCGCGCATCTGCCACTCCACCACGGTGGCCGGCGTGGCCAACACCTGGGGCTACGGCGCCATGACCAATTCGTACAACGACATGCAGAACAGCAAGGTCGCCCTGTACATCGGGTCGAATGCCGCCGAAGCCCACCCGGTCAGCCTGCTGCACATGCTGCACGCCAAGGAAACCGGCTGCAAGATGATCGTGGTGGACCCGCGTTTCACCCGCACCGCCGCCAAGGCCGACGAGTTCGTGCGCATCCGTTCGGGCTCCGACATCCCCTTCCTCTTCGGCCTGCTGCACCACATCTTCAAGAACGGCTGGGAAGACAAGAAGTACATCAACGACCGTGTCTACGGCATGGAAGAGGTCAAGAAGGACGTGCTGGCCAAGTGGACCCCGGCGGCGGTCGAAGAGGCCTGCGGTGTGCCCGAGGCCCAGATGATCAAGGTCGCCCGGATGCTGCACGAGAGCCGTCCCGGCACCATCGTCTGGTGCATGGGCCAGACCCAGCACACCATCGGCAACGCCATGGTGCGCGCCAGCTGCATCCTGCAGCTGGCCCTGGGCAACGTCGGCAAATCCGGCGGTGGTACCAACATCTTCCGCGGCCACGACAACGTGCAGGGCGCCACCGACGTCGGCCCCAACCCGGATTCGCTGCCGGGTTACTACGGCATCGTCGAAGGTTCCTGGAAACACTTCGCCAACGTCTGGGGCGTGGACTTCGAGTGGATCAAGAAGCAGTTCGCCACGCCCGCCATGATGAGCAAGCCCGGCATCACCGTGTCGCGCTGGATCGACGGCGTGCTCGAGAAGAACGAGCTGATCGACCAGGACTCCAACCTGCGCGGCGTCTTCTACTGGGGCCATGCGCCCAACTCCCAGACCCGAGGTCTGGAGATGAAACGCGCCATGGACAAGCTGGACCTGCTGGTGGTGGTGGATCCCTACCCGTCGGCCACCGCGGCCATGGCGGCCATGCCCGGCAAGGCTGAAGACCTCAACCCCAACCGCGCGGTCTACCTGCTGCCGGCGGCCACCCAGTTCGAGACCAGCGGTTCCTGCACCGCGTCGAACCGCTCCATCCAGTGGCGCGAGAAGGTCATCGAGCCGCTGTGGGAGAGCCGCAGCGACCACATGATCATGCACCAGCTGGCCGAGAAACTCGGCTTCGCCAAGGAGCTGTCCAAGAACTACAAGATGCAGAAGGTCAAGGGCATGGACGAGCCCGTGCCGGAAGACATCCTGCGCGAGATCAACCGCGGTGTCTGGACCATCGGCTACACCGGCCAGAGCCCGGAGCGCCTGAAGGCCCACATGCGCCACATGGACGCCTTCGACGTGAAGACGCTCAAGTGCAAGGGCAAGGTGGTCGACAAGGAAACCGGCTACGACATGTCGGGCGACTACTTCGGCCTGCCCTGGCCCTGCTACGGCACGCCCGAACTCAAGCACCCGGGTTCGCCCAACCTGTACGACACCAGCAAGCACGTCATGGACGGCGGCGGCAACTTCCGCGCCAACTTCGGCGTGGAGAAGGACGGCAAGAACCTGCTGGCCGAGGACGGCTCCTATTCCAAGGGCGCCGACATCACCACCGGCTATCCGGAACTCGACCACGTGCTGCTCAAGAAGCTGGGCTGGTGGGGCGAACTCACCGAGGCCGAAGCCAAGGCGGCAGAGGGCAAGAACTGGAAGACCGACTCCTCGGGTGGTTTGATCCGCGTGTTCATGAAGAACCACGGCTGCCACCCCTTCGGCAACGCCAAGGCGCGCGCCCTGGTCTGGAACTTCCCCGATCCCGTGCCGCAGCACCGCGAGCCGCTCTACGGTACCAAGCCCGAACTCATGGCCAAGTACCCGACGCACGACGACAAGAAGGCCTTCTGGCGCCTGCCCACGCTGTACAAGAGCGTGCAGACCAAGAACATTGCCGACAAGCTGCACGAGAAGTTCCCGCTCATCATGTCCTCCGGCCGTCTGGTCGAGTACGAAGGCGGCGGCGAGGAAACCCGCTCCAACCCCTGGCTGGCCGAACTGCAGCAGGAGTCCTTCGTGGAAATCAACCCGAAGACGGCAGCTGAGCGCGGCATCCGCAACGGCGAACGTGTCTGGCTGCACAGCCCGACCGGCGCCAAGCTGAACGTGCAGGCCCTGGTGACCGAGCGCGTCGCGCCCGACACGGTCTGGATGCCCTTCCACTTCTCCGGACGCTGGCAGGGCGCCGACATGCTGGCCTACTACCCCAAGGGTGCGGCGCCCATCGTGCGCGGCGAGGCGGTCAACACGGCAACTACATATGGTTATGACAGCGTGACCATGATGCAGGAAACCAAGACCACGATCTGCAACATCGAGAAAGCCTGA
- a CDS encoding formate dehydrogenase subunit gamma, with translation MKKVLALAMLMALGWAAPVHAQQDKLKLDAPPAKAAPAPAGGIKGQNIFDVKPDASQEPGYATQTNAERAAVQPGNNAPMWRAVGAGVSGYSSLPKSEAPEAGNLIQPFVQYPGSMLTNAGEAWRQVRNQWIIPYGGALILIALGAVGIFYWRKGTLQLHGAETGRKIERFTAFERSAHWANAIAFSILAISGLVMAFGKYFLHPVIGGTLFGWLTYVLKNLHNFAGPVFAVSLVVVILTFVKDNLPRKEDITWLVKGGGLLSGHEIASHRFNAGEKVLFWGGVFVLGLIVVASGLVLDKLVPGLDYLRGDMQIAHMVHGVATVLMMAMFIGHIYMGTLGMAGAYTAMKTGYVDETWAKEHHELWYDDIKAGKIPAQRTQPAAPGAPVKA, from the coding sequence ATGAAAAAAGTGCTTGCCCTGGCCATGCTCATGGCCCTGGGCTGGGCCGCACCGGTCCACGCCCAGCAGGACAAACTGAAACTTGATGCACCGCCGGCCAAGGCGGCACCGGCCCCCGCCGGTGGCATCAAGGGCCAGAACATCTTCGACGTCAAGCCTGACGCCAGCCAGGAGCCGGGCTACGCCACGCAGACCAATGCCGAGCGCGCGGCGGTGCAGCCCGGCAACAACGCGCCCATGTGGCGTGCGGTCGGTGCCGGCGTGAGCGGCTACAGCAGCCTGCCCAAGAGCGAAGCACCGGAAGCCGGCAACCTGATCCAGCCCTTCGTGCAGTACCCGGGTTCCATGCTCACCAACGCCGGCGAAGCCTGGCGCCAGGTGCGCAACCAGTGGATCATTCCCTACGGCGGCGCGCTGATCCTGATCGCGCTGGGCGCGGTGGGCATCTTCTACTGGCGCAAGGGCACCCTGCAGCTGCACGGCGCCGAGACCGGCCGCAAGATCGAGCGCTTCACCGCCTTCGAGCGCTCGGCCCACTGGGCCAATGCCATCGCCTTCTCCATCCTGGCGATCTCCGGCCTCGTCATGGCCTTCGGCAAGTACTTCCTGCACCCGGTCATCGGCGGCACCCTGTTCGGCTGGCTGACTTACGTGCTGAAGAACCTGCACAACTTCGCCGGCCCGGTGTTTGCCGTCTCGCTGGTGGTGGTCATCCTCACCTTCGTCAAGGACAACCTGCCGCGCAAGGAAGACATCACCTGGCTGGTCAAGGGCGGTGGCCTGCTGTCCGGGCACGAGATCGCCTCGCACCGTTTCAACGCCGGTGAGAAGGTGCTGTTCTGGGGTGGCGTGTTCGTGCTGGGCCTGATCGTCGTGGCTTCCGGCCTGGTGCTGGACAAGCTGGTGCCGGGCCTGGACTACCTGCGTGGTGACATGCAGATCGCCCACATGGTCCACGGCGTGGCCACCGTGCTGATGATGGCCATGTTCATCGGCCACATCTACATGGGCACGCTCGGCATGGCCGGCGCCTACACCGCCATGAAGACCGGTTATGTCGACGAGACCTGGGCCAAGGAGCACCACGAGCTCTGGTACGACGACATCAAGGCCGGCAAGATCCCGGCGCAGCGCACCCAGCCGGCCGCGCCCGGTGCTCCCGTCAAAGCCTGA
- the fdh3B gene encoding formate dehydrogenase FDH3 subunit beta, whose protein sequence is MARMKFVCDAERCIECNGCVTACKNEHEVPWGVNRRRVVTLNDGVPGEKSISVACMHCSDAPCMAVCPVNCFYRTDEGVVLHDKDICIGCGYCSYACPFGAPQFPSQGTFGVRGKMDKCTFCAGGPEANGSQAEFEKYGRNRLAEGKLPACAEMCSTKALLAGDGDMVADIFRTRVLQRGKGAEVWGWGTAYGSRQAGQPAPAGAKS, encoded by the coding sequence ATGGCACGAATGAAATTTGTTTGTGACGCCGAGCGCTGCATCGAGTGCAACGGCTGCGTCACCGCCTGCAAGAACGAACACGAAGTCCCCTGGGGTGTGAACCGCCGCCGCGTGGTCACCCTCAACGACGGCGTGCCCGGCGAGAAATCCATCTCGGTGGCCTGCATGCACTGCAGCGACGCACCCTGCATGGCGGTCTGCCCGGTCAACTGCTTCTACCGCACCGACGAGGGTGTGGTGCTGCACGACAAGGACATCTGCATCGGCTGCGGCTACTGCTCCTACGCCTGTCCCTTCGGCGCACCGCAGTTCCCTTCGCAGGGCACCTTCGGCGTGCGCGGCAAGATGGACAAGTGCACCTTCTGCGCCGGCGGCCCCGAGGCCAACGGCAGCCAGGCCGAGTTCGAGAAATACGGGCGCAACCGCCTGGCCGAAGGCAAGCTGCCGGCCTGTGCCGAAATGTGCTCGACCAAGGCCCTGCTCGCCGGTGACGGCGACATGGTGGCCGACATCTTCCGCACCCGCGTGCTGCAACGCGGCAAGGGCGCCGAAGTCTGGGGCTGGGGCACAGCCTACGGCTCGCGCCAGGCTGGCCAGCCGGCACCCGCAGGAGCCAAGTCATGA
- a CDS encoding formate dehydrogenase, producing MSQPQGKLSRRTLFAGAGTAGAVAAVAGLMSAPKPAEQAAPEPKAAPAKGGGYHLSEHIKQYYQTTRI from the coding sequence ATGAGTCAACCCCAAGGCAAATTGTCACGACGCACCCTCTTCGCAGGTGCAGGCACCGCGGGTGCCGTGGCTGCGGTGGCCGGCCTGATGTCGGCCCCCAAGCCGGCCGAGCAGGCTGCCCCCGAACCCAAGGCGGCTCCTGCCAAGGGCGGTGGTTACCACCTGTCTGAACACATCAAGCAGTACTACCAGACCACCCGCATCTAA